Within the Legionella pneumophila subsp. pneumophila str. Philadelphia 1 genome, the region GTTAGCCCTGTATCCTGCCTGGTCTAACTGCATTACTGCTTTCACCGGAATTTTTTTCTGTAAAAAATCTTGTACCACATATCCAGAGCCGATAAGTCCTCTTTCTTCAGCAGCATAAGCTATAAAATAAATTGGTCTATTGAGCTCAAAGTTCGATGAAAATACCACTCTTGCCATTTCAAGTTCAACGGATATTCCACTAGAGTCATCATCGGCACCAGGCATATTGCCGTCCAGTGTGTCAATATGTGCCCCTATAACAATGGCCTCTCCCGGTTTATCTTTTCCAATTACAGTGACGACTGAGGGTTGTATAAATTTATTTCCGGTTTTGACGAAGTAGCTCTCTACATCTTTTCTTCCATAATCTTGAGCTAAGGTATCAAATTGCTGTTTAAACCATTGTGCAGCCTCTACTCCCGTTCTGGATTTGGCAGAGCGGTTGATATAACTGGTTAAATGCTGATTGGTTTGCCATATTTTTGCCGGGTCAATTTGTTCGAACAAACTATGGACTTGTGCTTCATGATTAATCGGGTATGGGTTTGCGGTTGAGATGGAGTGGTAGCTGGTCAGTTTATCCAATAATTTTTTCGAATCGAGAAAACGATTGGAGGTTTGTTGGATATATGGCTCAGCATTAAGGTAATTTCCACAAACTGGTCTCATTTTTTGTAGAGTATTGGTAATATTTTCATCAATTGGAATGGCAATGAAGCTAAAGTGATCCGATTGCGCAATTAACCTGGCTTTGTCTTTTAATTGCTCATACAGGCAGTTTGAAACAATGATTCTATCTTCTTCAGGGGACTGAGAAAGACACCATCCAGTAATACTTGAAAAGCACAATAAAATAATGCCAACTAACCTTGATTTAAATACCATGAAAAACTCCGTTTTATTTTTTTCATTGCAATATATTACATGGAGGAGACTTAGGCTATTCTTTACTGTAATGAATGGCTATGTTCGAATTTTGTATCGCCTTTTGCCTCTATGTCATGTTTATTATCCCAAAAAGTGCCTGAAACTATGGAATAGCTCGATGATCTTGAATGTTGAAGTCTTTCATCACGTTCTCGCAGGATTTTCTTGCCAAAAAAAGTGCCTGCCAAATAGGTACTGATACCAATAGTTGCAGAAGCAGCCAGAAGGGGGGCGCTTGATTGGTGGTTGGGCTCTAAATGCACTCCCCCACCATAAGTGACATTGGTCATTGCATTGGCCTTCACTTTTTCATTGACTATCAGGTTCAAATAATCTGTGTGGATGGTTGTATTTTGAGACACAAAAAAGTCAAGGGGGAAAAATTCTGATGTAACTGGCCCAGTATAATCAGGCGTTTTCACTGAGCCAGTTATATTTGTTCCATTAAAAGGATAAGTGAAATGATATTTCGATAAATCCTTAATTGAAAAATCCAGAACATTTTTTGCCAAAAGACTGCTGAATGAGGCTATTGCCAAAGAATTGAAGAAGGATTCTGCGTTGACATGCAGATATTCTTTGTAAGAAGGGGGTTCCAGGTCAGTGCCGTACTTGGTAATAAAGTGGTGTTTGTCTTCTCTGTTTTGTTGCCATTTTTTAAGATTAGCCCCAAAAGTTCTTAAAGTGGTTCCGGAAAGAATAGCCAGCGAACTGATCATAAAAATAGTACCTGGATTGGCAAAATCATTCAATGCATAACTGCCACCGTCGGATTTTTCCAGTAAATCTCTGCGAAAAGGAATGGTTTGATTAAATCCATAATTAAATTCTACTGCAGTCACATCCAAATTAACTGTGCCTGCTACCCCAACTGATCCGAAGTACCCTGCTTTTATTGTTTCAGACATGGAGTAAGAGAGAGAGACCCCAGCGCCTCCGAGCAGGCAAGCTAATGATCCAGCTGCATTTAAAGAGTTTGCCGCGCCTTCGATTACGGTATTAGTAACCACGCGATACGCATTCCAAAATCGATCAGTCCATCCCATATTTAAAGTCTTTTGTTAAATGATAAAAAATAAATTCGCCACTTTGATTAAGTACGAATCAGTGATGTTGGAAAGAATAACATATTTTTTTTAAAAGCCAGATTTATTTGTGGCAAAAAATAGCATTTAGTAGAAAAATAGCCCCTTTGTGGTTTTGTTTAGGTCATTATGGAATGGTTTTCACGTTGACTAATGGTATTAACTATTACATATAATCGAAAGTTGTTGCTATATTTAAAATAAGTTATTAGCAATAATATGAAATGAAACTACACTCTATCAGCACAAACAAGATGCGCCTCATCATCAGCATGTGGCTTATATATCTGTTCGCGGTTTTGTTTCTTGTAGCAAGTCTTTTTACAATGCTTATTTTAATGATGGAATACACCCTCGTTTGCAAAAACAAACAATACCATTTGGCTAAGGAATGTGTTTTACACAGCAGAATTTATAATTTATATCACTCCAGCACCGAGTTAGGTGATTTAAAAGCAGCTGTAGTTAAAAGCAGTCGCTCAAGTAAAGGAAATACGCTTTATTATGTGGATTTGTTAACGGCTCAAGGTCCAGTCAATCTGACGGGGAGCAGTTCCAGCGGGCGTGACGATAAAGAAATTGCTGCCAACAGCATCAATAACTACATAAGTAATAGCTTGGAAACAACTTTTAAAGTGAGTTATCCAGCCTCGTGGTGGATGTATGGCTTATCCGTTTTTTTTCTATTGGTGGGTGCTCTGTTGCTTACCGTTAGAGGAGCAATTACTGATTTTGACAGAATATTAAAAACAATTGTAATCAAAAGAAAGGGATTGTTTAAGACAGAGGAAACCAAATTATCGTTTTCTGATGTAGATAAAATAATAGTCGAAGAGTCACTTGGGAGCAGAGGTACGAAAACTTATAGACTTGCCATCGCTCTAAAAGATAAGCCACCTATTCCTTTGGTAACAACGTATGATTCTTCTTTTGCTAAAAAAGAAAAAATTGCAAACCAATTAAATCAATTTATCCATGAGAACTGATTGCTGAATGGGGCACTTCAAAAAAAATTTATAAACGGGCTTAATAAAATCTTAAGTGAATCTGTATATAATGTATACATATTGCGTTAAAATAGTTGGGCTTTAGATTCTGGAGAAGGAAAGTAGCATGTCTAAATTTTTTACTTTGTTGATATGTATCTCAATTGGTTTATTAAGCTTCCCAACTTATGCTCAAAAAACGATACGACTTAGCCCTAACGAAACCAAGACGCTAAAAAATAGCACTTTATGGACTTTGAATGCGACCTGTAACGTACAGAGCAGCACGAAGGTTAATGGTAAAATAAAAATCATTGTTTTAAAGAACAATGGCAAAGTAAATGGTAAAAGCCTTTCAACCGGCCAGGGAACTTTTATTACAATAAAAAATAACAGCAGTATCTCGGTTAGTGCAGAATCAGGGACTCAAATTAATCTGATTAACTTGGGTAATCAAGAATTGCAAGCAGTTTGTTCTACTTAATTAAATCAATTTTTCTCAAACAAACTATTGAAAGTAATGGTTTGTTTTGTACGCTTGTTTATTCTGTTAATAATAGAGCCATGGATAAATAATCTCCACGATAGTCAGGGTTATTTACGCGTTTAATCATTTGATTGAGATACCCAATCTCTATAGTGCTGTTTTTACTGGTTCTATAACCTAAGCCAACAAATAAACGGTTTTGATCAAAGCCTTGATTACGTTGAAGATTGAAGTCATTCAGATGAAAAAAAGCTTCATCACTAATCACGGCTGCGTATTTAGGGTGTTTGGGAATAAAAATACTGGTTTTAAATAATTGTCTATACCGCCAGGCGGTATGAGTAGCTCTTTGGATAAAGCGCTCTTCCAAACGCGAACGAGCAGTAAGTCTTAAGCGAGTATATTCCTTGCTCCACAATAATTGTTGCCAAACTCGATTTTCGTTTACAGGAGGGTTGGCAAATGGTTGCGCAGTGTAAATTCTATCATATCCGAGCCATATAGTTGTTGTAGGCAAGAGTTCATATCCTATGCCAGGGCGTAATATTAGTTGGGACAATTGCGAAATATTTTCACCAACTCTATCTTGTATCTCAAGCCAATATCTTATTTTGCGATGTTGCTTATTGATTGGTCCTATCGCATTCATAAGTGTCCATAATTGAGTATCCCTTGTTGATGCTCTAACAGTGGCAAAATAGAACATTTGTACAATAAATAAAGTAGTCAATGCGAGCAGGAATTTTTTCTTTAGGTTGGGAGAGTATTGATAATTCATTATTTAAAAAGATTTAAAAAGTTACTGCACATCAGGTTTGAGAAACCATCGTCAATATTTTTTATTTTATTGTTCAATTTTTTTATAAAATAGCTGAGAGTCATTTTTTATAGTATTGATAGAATGATGTTAACCTTTTATTGTTTCTCAGATTATAGACAAAAATCAATAGATTTATTAAGCACTGGAGTCCTTTGTCGGTCGAAATAATACTTAAGGTTGAAAGAAGAGGTTATATATTTTAAGGTAAGTCCCATCATTTTCAATCTCAATTAATGCCTGATTGATTTTTTCAATCAGTTCTGCTTGATCTAATCTCGCGACAACTCCAAATCCTACTCCAAAAGGAAAACTGTCGCCCAATAACTTGCAGTCCGGTGTACTCGATGCCCAGTATTGCGCTTGATCGCTATTAGTCACTATTGCGCTAACTTGCGGATCTGTCAGCCCATTAAGTAAATCCATAAATGTTTCGTAATATTTAAATTGAATATTATTGTTAAAGTAGGCTTTTAAATAATCGGCAGTAGGTGAACCTAAATGAATTCCTATAGTCTTTCCTTTGAGATCGTCAATTTTTTTTATATTCGAGTTAGATGGTATAAGAAACTGGTGATAGCTGGCTTTGTAGGGAAGGCTGAATAAAAATCGTTCGCTTCTTTCAGGCGTAATATTAATGCTACCAATGCCTAAATTGATTGCACCAGAATTAATTTCAGCTAAAATTTGTTCAAATAACAATGGCTTGTATTGGCATTTTGCATTGATGCGCTCGCAAATCTCATCCATGAGTTCAATTTCAAAACCATAAAACTCATTTTTCTTGGAAGAATCGTTGACTTGAGTTTCAAACGGAGGATTATAAGATAAGGTCCCTATGGTCAAATTAAGAGCATAGGCTCTATAAAAGGGAATAACCAGTAGCAAAGAACATAAATAAATTCTGAGGCGAACCATTTAAATATCCTTTTTATATAGTTATTTATTATTTTAGCCTTATTTTTGAAAAATAAAAGAACGGTTAGATTTATATTTTTTCATAAATCAGGGCGCTTTACCTTGTATAGAACAGAGCAAGTAAATTGCTAGTTGTACTGGGTTTGTTAAGTTAATGATATCAAGCAGAAGAACTTTGCCCTGAGAAACGATAAGTCACTTGAGGCTCCAGGTCATTTTGCTTCTCTAACCAATTGATTAATTTTGGCCGGAATAATTTAAAAAACAAATAGAACCGGTTGCTTGAACGAATTTGTGCTATTTCATCCCTTGCGTACAGTTCTGCAATCTCGGATGGTGTTGTTAATTTTAAATTTAAGGCTATTTTATCCATATGGAAAGCAATATCCGTCAGCGCACAATCACTTAACTTGAATTCACCATCAATGATTTCTTTGCCATTTAATTTTAAATCTTTCAAAGTGAATTGATGTTGATAGAAATATTCACAAGTTTTTCCATTGGCTGCTTTTAATTGGGGATCCGCCCCAGCAATCTCTAGCTCCCTGATTAGCTCATCAAAATGATAAAAATTAGCCCAGTGCAGCGCGGTCATGCCATGATGATCTCTTTGATTGACATCACAGCCTAATTCCTGCATTTTCGCTAAAATCAATCGGGCTGACTCTTTATCAGCAAGTTTACAAGCTAATAAAAGTGCTGTATTTTCATAAGAGCATTTTATTAGTAAATTGCGATTGGCAAAGGCTAATGTCCGTTCCAGATTCCCTTTATCACTCTCAATAACGGCCAGATGCAAAGGCGTGTTTGTTGGTACCTGATCGTCATAGCTTTCTTTACTGGGGAGGCTCATTGCGCAAAAGGATGGCAAAATTTCTCTCAAGAAAGACAGAGCGCTGTCGTGCGATGGTTCTTCATGATAGAGTGAAAAAAAAGCGTCAAGAGCATCTGGTTGATTGAGGAGTGGATAGATCACTTCCAGAATTTCCTCAGTTAACAAATCGTTAATTTGTAATTTAAGCAATAATGACTCATACTTTTCTATGATTTGCCCATTACATAAATGGGGAGTCATATTATTCATAAAACTTTGGCTTAATATGCCTAGTTTATGCGTAGTGCTCATAAATTTTGAAAGTGCCCTAAGATCAGGAATACCAAGATTCTTGGTGATTAATAAATGAGCAATGGCAGGAATGAAATCGCTGGGCGTTGCCTGGGTTAACCCAAACAGTTCAAAAAGAAGAATCCATTCATCGTATTGCTCAAATACGCCATCCCCCTGGTAAATTTGCAGAGGAGGCACTTTCGTTATGTTAGTATATCGTTCCAGTTTGTTTTTTTGAGCCAAATAGGCTGCTAACTCATAGGTTTTATTATCTTCAGGTGGAAGCATCCTGACTGCTTCAACCAAAGCAGTTCTTGATAGAGAGCTCGTATTTTCATCAACATAGATGCGGAGAGCCAAGGTAGGATTGGAGATTTTCTTGTGCTTAATGAAACTAATTAAATGGATTAATTCCGTTAATTGTTGAAATTGCCGTTCTGTCAATTTTCTCTTAAAGCCTTCAGCTACTCTGATTTCAATTTCATCGATGGGAATGTCTGGAGTGTCAATGATTGCCAGGAACCAGTCGGTAAAAGTAATTGTTTCAATATGGGGAATTGTTGCGGCCATAAGCATTCCTTAAATAAATTGTCAATATTATAAACAAAAAGCTTTATTTTGATAACAATAAAATGACATTTTGTAAAATAAATACAATGCAAGAGTTTTAAGCGTCATAGAGTCCAATTGTATGGCGTCGGGTGGTTTATAGGGCGAAAACGGATGAGCAAGGCTTTATTTAAAATTGCAAGAATTAATTATTCATTTTGTAGATAGTCAATCTTCTTATGGATTACTATTTGTAAGTAAGGTAAATAGTGGGAGTAACCATCTTGAAATTTCGGTTCCGTTTTTATCTGGGTATTGTTCTTTTAATTTTGGCGATAGTATGTCCTTTGCTGATCCCATTAATTGTGCAATCCAATTTCTCAGTGCTGATAAAGGGGTTTCTATCTTCAATGTTAGTGTTTGGTCTTCCAGAAATTTTGATAGTCTTAGCTATCGCTTTACTTGGAAAAGAGGTGTATGGCCTTATCGAGCAAAAAATTAAAAATATCCTTTTTAAGGAAAAAGTCTCAAAGACTCGTTATCGTTTAGGTTTGGTTTTCTTTGCCTTTCCATTGGTTATAGGGTTGCTGGAGGTGTTTGTAAAAGAAATTACCTTAGCCTATGGAAGTTATTATTATTGGGTGGAAATTATTTGGACAACGATGTTTGCTTTAAGCTTTTTTATTTGCGGGAAACAATTTTGGGATAAATTTAAATCTCTATTTATTTATGATTCTTATGTTGTTTTTGAAAAAAATAAAAAATGAGCTTATTAATTATAATTGTTTCTAGTTTAGTCCGTCCTCCTTATAGCGTTCGCTATCTGGCGATTCACAATATTCATTGATTTTAGGCAAGCTTAATTTATTAATATGTTCTTGCCCTGGCAATATCTCTATTCCCCATAGGGAGAATATGGGGTTGTCATCTATCGTGTATCTCGCATCTGCGAGGATTAAGGGATTTTTATTGGCAACAATTAGAAATCCATCAGTAAACCAGTGAAATGTAGCCAAATCACTTTTTTGTCCGGATGACAAAGCAAAAGGAATCATTGATTCATTAAAGCTTAAAGCCTGCCGAATCAGTCTGATTGTGGTTGGATAAAAAAGAGACGTTTTCGCTTCCGCGATAATTAAACAATCTTGTTGCTTGGCTATGATGCGCCAATAAGTAGAGCTGGCCAATTTAGGCAGGGCACGAGGATGGTTTATTTTGAAGTTATTAGTCGTAGCGTATTGGTGAATGCCATCTACAGCGCGATTATGTAATATCGTATTAAAAATCAGAAATAAAATGCAGAAAAACAGGCTTGCAATTACTGCCTTTTGATTTTGATAGATGACTGACCAGGCTGTTCCTAGCAATAGAGGTAAGGTAAATACGGGATCAATAATAGAAATAATATCCCAACTAATACGACTATCGCTCCAGGGCCAAAACAAAACGGTGCCGTAAGAAGTCAATGAATCCAATAAACAATGAGTTGCATAACCAACGAGAGAGGCTCCAATGGTTATTTTCCAATATTGTCTATATTGTGAAAAACACAATAGAAACAGTGCAACTATCAGACCTCCAATTGGGATAAACATTAAGGAATGCGTAAGATAACGGTGCCATTGCTCAAGGCTCAATGGTTCTTGGCTAAAACGAATAAAAACATCCAAATCCGGAGCCATCCCTGCTAAGGCACCTGCTTGCCAGGGGATTCTCTTGTCATATTTTCCTAAAGCCGCTTGTGCACAAGCGGCACCTAAAGCACCGTGAGTTATCGGATCCATTTTTTACTTAACAGGCTGATAAACAATGAAAATGCGCTTCTTCTGAGAAAGGTAAGGCTTTAATTTCATTGAAAAAATAAGTATTATATGCTGCAAAAAAATTTTTATAGATACTTTTTAAAAATAAAAGTAATTTTTTTCAATTTTAATTGGATTTACTGTTCTAATAATAATTGATTTTACTCAATTTGATGGGTTTTACAATGATAAGGACGTTTCTTACAGCATTCCTCATGCTGCTTTGTTCACTTGCTTTAGCACAAGAGAAGGTTGTCACTCAATTTTTTAAGGAAGTTAATTCTTCCATAGCAATTTCAGAAGGAAAAGCGAATATCCAGGCAAGCCGATATCGTGTTGTTGATATCGATGTTAACCAGCTTTACGCAGAATTGGAAAATGCGCCTCATCGCGATGGTATAAGCACAGGCATACCCCTTCAACTTGAACTTCCTCAGCCGGATGGAACTGTAAAACGTTATCAAGTGATGGAAAACAGCACTTTAGCTCCCGAATTAAGTACAAAATTTCCAGAAATTAAAACATATGATGCCTATGGGATTGATAATCCAGGGGAATTAGTAAAGTTTGATCTGACACCTCAAGGTTTTCATGCCATGATCTTAAGTCCAGGTAGAGATACAGTCTTTATTGATCCTTTAATAAAGGGTAATACGCAGTACTACATGATTTATTACAAAAAAGATTTCATTACTTCCAAAAAAATGAAGTGCGGTGTGAAAAATCAAAATCAACCTCTTATAAATGCGGCTTCAAAAAGAGATTTCACTGATTTTAATCCCTGTGTATTAAAAAAATATCGTCTTGCATTGGCGGCAACGGCACAATATACCCAATTTCATGGGGGTACAGTACCTCAAGCACTTGCTGCGGAGGCAACTACTGTCAACAGGGTCAACGGTATCTATGAAATCGATATGGCAATCACCATGCAAATTATTGCTAATAACAATTTGATTATTTACACAGACCCGAATAACCAGCCCTATACCAGCGGCGATCCTGATAAAATGATTGGTGAAAATCAGGCAAATATCGATAAAGAGA harbors:
- the ankQ gene encoding Dot/Icm T4SS effector AnkQ/LegA10; translation: MLMAATIPHIETITFTDWFLAIIDTPDIPIDEIEIRVAEGFKRKLTERQFQQLTELIHLISFIKHKKISNPTLALRIYVDENTSSLSRTALVEAVRMLPPEDNKTYELAAYLAQKNKLERYTNITKVPPLQIYQGDGVFEQYDEWILLFELFGLTQATPSDFIPAIAHLLITKNLGIPDLRALSKFMSTTHKLGILSQSFMNNMTPHLCNGQIIEKYESLLLKLQINDLLTEEILEVIYPLLNQPDALDAFFSLYHEEPSHDSALSFLREILPSFCAMSLPSKESYDDQVPTNTPLHLAVIESDKGNLERTLAFANRNLLIKCSYENTALLLACKLADKESARLILAKMQELGCDVNQRDHHGMTALHWANFYHFDELIRELEIAGADPQLKAANGKTCEYFYQHQFTLKDLKLNGKEIIDGEFKLSDCALTDIAFHMDKIALNLKLTTPSEIAELYARDEIAQIRSSNRFYLFFKLFRPKLINWLEKQNDLEPQVTYRFSGQSSSA
- a CDS encoding transporter suffix domain-containing protein, whose product is MKFRFRFYLGIVLLILAIVCPLLIPLIVQSNFSVLIKGFLSSMLVFGLPEILIVLAIALLGKEVYGLIEQKIKNILFKEKVSKTRYRLGLVFFAFPLVIGLLEVFVKEITLAYGSYYYWVEIIWTTMFALSFFICGKQFWDKFKSLFIYDSYVVFEKNKK
- a CDS encoding DUF2490 domain-containing protein, encoding MNYQYSPNLKKKFLLALTTLFIVQMFYFATVRASTRDTQLWTLMNAIGPINKQHRKIRYWLEIQDRVGENISQLSQLILRPGIGYELLPTTTIWLGYDRIYTAQPFANPPVNENRVWQQLLWSKEYTRLRLTARSRLEERFIQRATHTAWRYRQLFKTSIFIPKHPKYAAVISDEAFFHLNDFNLQRNQGFDQNRLFVGLGYRTSKNSTIEIGYLNQMIKRVNNPDYRGDYLSMALLLTE
- the lapB gene encoding aminopeptidase LapB encodes the protein MVFKSRLVGIILLCFSSITGWCLSQSPEEDRIIVSNCLYEQLKDKARLIAQSDHFSFIAIPIDENITNTLQKMRPVCGNYLNAEPYIQQTSNRFLDSKKLLDKLTSYHSISTANPYPINHEAQVHSLFEQIDPAKIWQTNQHLTSYINRSAKSRTGVEAAQWFKQQFDTLAQDYGRKDVESYFVKTGNKFIQPSVVTVIGKDKPGEAIVIGAHIDTLDGNMPGADDDSSGISVELEMARVVFSSNFELNRPIYFIAYAAEERGLIGSGYVVQDFLQKKIPVKAVMQLDQAGYRANAKDQTIWLLKDYVDKGLTEFTAELLTRYVKTPVGYTKCGYACSDHVNWTNEGFKTTYPSATTLDDDNPYVHTSNDTLDILNLEHMVNFTKLGLAFIVELGLN
- a CDS encoding metal-dependent hydrolase, encoding MDPITHGALGAACAQAALGKYDKRIPWQAGALAGMAPDLDVFIRFSQEPLSLEQWHRYLTHSLMFIPIGGLIVALFLLCFSQYRQYWKITIGASLVGYATHCLLDSLTSYGTVLFWPWSDSRISWDIISIIDPVFTLPLLLGTAWSVIYQNQKAVIASLFFCILFLIFNTILHNRAVDGIHQYATTNNFKINHPRALPKLASSTYWRIIAKQQDCLIIAEAKTSLFYPTTIRLIRQALSFNESMIPFALSSGQKSDLATFHWFTDGFLIVANKNPLILADARYTIDDNPIFSLWGIEILPGQEHINKLSLPKINEYCESPDSERYKEDGLN
- a CDS encoding transporter substrate-binding domain-containing protein: MVRLRIYLCSLLLVIPFYRAYALNLTIGTLSYNPPFETQVNDSSKKNEFYGFEIELMDEICERINAKCQYKPLLFEQILAEINSGAINLGIGSINITPERSERFLFSLPYKASYHQFLIPSNSNIKKIDDLKGKTIGIHLGSPTADYLKAYFNNNIQFKYYETFMDLLNGLTDPQVSAIVTNSDQAQYWASSTPDCKLLGDSFPFGVGFGVVARLDQAELIEKINQALIEIENDGTYLKIYNLFFQP